One bacterium DNA segment encodes these proteins:
- a CDS encoding Lrp/AsnC ligand binding domain-containing protein, whose amino-acid sequence MIATAYVLIKAEAGKGKKVYDELLKLKSVQHVDAVTGPFDLIVLIQAADFNEVGRIVFDKLQKIKGVEEIITCNVLSFEI is encoded by the coding sequence ATGATAGCTACTGCATATGTGCTTATAAAAGCAGAAGCTGGCAAGGGGAAAAAGGTATACGATGAACTCTTAAAATTAAAGAGTGTGCAGCATGTGGATGCAGTTACAGGACCATTTGATCTCATAGTATTAATTCAGGCTGCTGATTTCAACGAGGTCGGTAGAATAGTTTTTGATAAGTTGCAAAAAATTAAAGGAGTAGAAGAGATTATTACCTGTAATGTATTAAGTTTTGAAATATAG
- the gltA gene encoding NADPH-dependent glutamate synthase — translation MPRPSLKKTPISEQPPKERIKNFNEVPLGYSPAEAILEAKRCLMCKKPKCVKWCPVEVDIPGFISAIKDGDFSKSIKILKAKNVLPAICGRVCPQEDQCEKVCTLAKIGDPVAIGRLERFVADWEAKQGDVEIPSVLPSTGKKVAVVGSGPAGLVVASDLAKLGHSVTIFEALHKPGGVLMYGIPEFRLPKAIVEREIDYVKKLGVQLITSFVVGKLKTVDELLTEFDAVFIGTGAGLPWFMGIPGENYNGIYSANEYLTRSNLMKAYLFPEYDTPIVKGKRVAVIGGGNVAMDSARTALRLGAKHSMIIYRRSKAEMPARIEEIAHAEEEGVEFEFLTLPVRYHADKDGWVKEMECIRMQLGEPDASGRRRPIPIEGSNFKISVDTVVVAIGQAPNPLVPATTPGLKIGKHGNIVTDEQTGKTSREGVFAGGDISTGAATVILAMGAGRIAARSIDEYLRSK, via the coding sequence GTGCCAAGACCATCCCTTAAAAAGACCCCAATAAGTGAGCAACCTCCAAAGGAGAGGATTAAAAATTTCAACGAAGTCCCGTTAGGGTATTCACCAGCTGAAGCCATACTTGAGGCAAAGCGCTGCCTTATGTGCAAGAAGCCAAAATGTGTCAAATGGTGCCCAGTTGAGGTAGATATACCCGGCTTTATTAGTGCAATTAAGGATGGCGATTTTTCTAAATCAATAAAGATTTTGAAGGCTAAAAATGTACTTCCAGCTATATGTGGAAGAGTATGTCCACAAGAAGACCAATGTGAAAAAGTATGTACACTTGCTAAAATTGGTGACCCAGTTGCTATAGGGAGGCTTGAAAGATTTGTAGCTGATTGGGAAGCCAAACAGGGGGATGTTGAAATACCTTCTGTATTACCCTCGACTGGCAAGAAAGTTGCTGTTGTAGGCTCAGGACCTGCTGGTTTAGTAGTTGCAAGTGACCTCGCTAAACTTGGGCACTCGGTTACAATATTTGAAGCATTACATAAGCCGGGTGGTGTATTAATGTATGGAATACCAGAATTCAGGTTACCTAAAGCCATAGTTGAAAGAGAGATAGATTATGTGAAGAAATTGGGAGTGCAGCTTATAACTTCTTTTGTAGTAGGTAAATTAAAGACAGTTGATGAATTACTAACTGAATTTGATGCCGTCTTTATTGGGACAGGAGCTGGTCTACCATGGTTTATGGGTATACCGGGTGAAAATTACAACGGAATATACTCAGCTAATGAGTATCTAACGCGGTCAAATTTAATGAAGGCATATTTGTTCCCAGAGTATGACACACCAATTGTAAAGGGTAAACGAGTAGCAGTAATCGGCGGTGGTAATGTAGCTATGGATTCAGCGCGTACTGCATTAAGATTAGGGGCAAAGCATTCAATGATAATCTATAGACGGTCAAAAGCTGAGATGCCAGCCAGAATTGAGGAGATAGCACATGCAGAAGAGGAGGGGGTTGAATTTGAATTCCTTACTCTACCAGTTAGATACCATGCTGACAAAGATGGCTGGGTTAAAGAGATGGAATGTATAAGGATGCAACTCGGTGAACCTGATGCATCCGGTAGGCGGCGTCCAATCCCTATAGAGGGCTCTAATTTCAAGATATCTGTTGACACAGTAGTTGTAGCTATAGGACAGGCACCAAATCCATTGGTTCCAGCTACGACACCGGGACTCAAAATTGGTAAACATGGAAATATAGTGACTGATGAACAGACAGGTAAGACATCAAGGGAAGGTGTATTTGCAGGTGGTGATATATCAACAGGAGCTGCTACTGTCATACTTGCAATGGGTGCAGGTAGAATAGCAGCTCGCTCAATTGATGAATATCTACGTTCAAAATAA